A section of the Anabaena cylindrica PCC 7122 genome encodes:
- a CDS encoding NifU family protein, with the protein MNQLEELVEDINRFEAIIAEWDESQRCVAVGLKRSIEALHKAALTNLIKSLKQNNMSGLRDAVSDEIVYAVLLYHELVKPPLAERIQTALAEVRPGLQSHNGDIELVAIKPPDTVEVKLIGSCSSCPSSTLTLTQGVEEAIKKHCPEITKVIAVNSSPNVTETNFNSPFPLPTDFYWVRVATVDQINKSSVLSVRIANQDLILNRQGENITCYRNSCSHLGYPLDKGKVEKGIITCSAHEFQYDLKTGKCLTTPDISLHSYPVKIKGDKVYIKVPNSNQK; encoded by the coding sequence ATGAATCAACTTGAAGAACTAGTAGAAGACATTAACCGCTTTGAGGCTATTATTGCCGAATGGGACGAAAGCCAAAGATGTGTAGCAGTAGGACTTAAAAGATCAATTGAAGCCTTACATAAAGCAGCTTTAACAAATTTAATCAAAAGCCTAAAACAAAATAATATGTCAGGCTTACGCGATGCCGTATCCGATGAAATTGTGTATGCAGTTTTGCTGTATCATGAACTAGTAAAACCTCCACTTGCAGAACGAATTCAAACAGCCCTTGCAGAAGTGCGTCCAGGCTTACAAAGCCATAATGGAGATATCGAATTAGTAGCCATTAAACCACCAGATACAGTTGAAGTTAAATTAATTGGTAGTTGTAGTAGTTGCCCATCTTCAACCTTAACCTTAACCCAAGGAGTGGAAGAAGCAATTAAAAAACATTGTCCAGAAATTACCAAAGTAATTGCCGTTAATAGTAGTCCTAATGTAACTGAAACCAATTTCAATAGTCCGTTCCCCTTACCTACAGATTTTTATTGGGTGAGAGTTGCAACTGTAGACCAAATTAATAAATCTAGTGTTTTATCAGTTCGTATTGCTAATCAAGACTTAATCCTAAATCGTCAAGGTGAAAATATTACTTGTTATCGTAACTCTTGTAGTCACTTAGGTTATCCTTTAGATAAAGGAAAGGTAGAGAAAGGGATTATCACCTGTTCAGCACATGAATTTCAATATGATTTAAAAACAGGAAAATGTTTAACTACACCTGATATATCTCTCCATTCATATCCAGTAAAAATTAAAGGTGATAAAGTTTATATCAAAGTACCAAACTCTAACCAAAAATAA
- a CDS encoding NHL repeat containing protein encodes MIINNFKSPILLQGAEVILGNITTPEQLVIPLAPTPTTMFGPRAACLLSPTGPLWVSDTGHHRLLGWRNLPTQDHQPADWVIGQPDFYHEGQNAKNTPGKATFSVPTIICKCGNGLAVADAWNHRILIWYDVPEDSNVPADLVLGQANFTDNEPNRGSQQTAANTLHWPYGVFYHQGQLFVADTGNRRLLIWNNLPTENGQPADIVLGQPDMISRNENGGASPTASSMRWCHDITLWGDNLVVTDAGNNRVMIWEGIPTENNASCAVVLGQKNFNFVELNQGVYFPSGSSLSMPYGVDVAGDWLIVADTANSRLLGWKKRESILLLQGADADSVVGQDKFTSKSENRNFGLPTRQSLNWCYGIKVCGEIAVISDSGNNRVLIWRF; translated from the coding sequence ATGATTATTAATAATTTCAAATCCCCAATTTTACTCCAAGGTGCAGAAGTAATACTAGGAAATATCACCACACCAGAACAATTAGTAATTCCTCTTGCACCTACACCAACAACAATGTTTGGCCCCCGTGCAGCTTGTTTATTATCACCAACTGGTCCGTTATGGGTATCAGATACAGGACATCATCGTTTATTAGGTTGGCGAAATTTACCCACACAAGATCATCAACCTGCTGACTGGGTAATAGGACAACCTGATTTTTATCATGAAGGACAAAACGCCAAAAATACACCAGGAAAAGCAACTTTTAGCGTTCCGACAATAATTTGTAAATGTGGTAATGGTTTAGCAGTTGCAGATGCTTGGAACCATCGCATTTTAATTTGGTATGATGTCCCAGAAGATAGCAATGTTCCCGCAGATTTAGTATTAGGACAAGCTAACTTTACTGATAACGAACCAAACCGAGGAAGTCAACAAACTGCGGCTAATACCCTGCATTGGCCTTATGGGGTTTTCTATCACCAAGGTCAGCTATTTGTAGCCGATACCGGAAATCGACGTTTATTAATTTGGAATAATTTACCCACAGAAAATGGTCAACCTGCGGATATAGTTTTGGGACAACCAGACATGATATCTCGCAATGAAAATGGAGGTGCTTCTCCCACTGCTTCTAGTATGCGTTGGTGTCATGATATCACCCTTTGGGGAGATAATTTAGTTGTCACTGATGCAGGTAATAACCGAGTGATGATTTGGGAAGGAATACCAACAGAAAATAATGCCTCTTGTGCGGTGGTTTTAGGACAAAAAAACTTCAATTTTGTGGAATTGAATCAAGGGGTATATTTCCCTAGTGGTAGTAGTTTAAGTATGCCTTATGGGGTAGATGTAGCAGGAGATTGGTTAATAGTTGCAGATACGGCTAATTCTCGTTTGCTAGGATGGAAGAAAAGAGAATCTATTCTATTATTACAGGGTGCAGATGCTGATAGTGTGGTGGGACAAGATAAGTTTACAAGTAAAAGCGAAAATCGTAATTTTGGACTTCCCACAAGACAAAGTTTAAATTGGTGTTATGGAATTAAAGTTTGTGGTGAGATTGCGGTAATTTCTGATTCTGGAAATAATCGCGTTTTGATTTGGAGGTTTTGA
- the hypF gene encoding carbamoyltransferase HypF, whose amino-acid sequence MRIEEIRVCGTVQGVGFRPTVYRLAKVCGLKGNVCNDGEGVLIRVYGSEEVITDFVEKLYQECPPLGRIKEVIRSPYLGEFDFDDFVISGSVNSVVKTEISPDAATCFQCQKEILDPFSRYFRYPFTNCTHCGPRLSIIRAIPYDRNNTSMVKFPMCGECEREYQNVENRRFHAQPIACHVCGPRAWLERADGKPIISDMFSMLDDVDAVCTLLQKGEIVAIKGLGGFHLACDATLENAVQKLRNRKQRYHKPFALMARDINIISEYCYINDLEKELLTSPAAPIVLLNIKDNQKLPFSIAPGQNKLGFMLPYTPLHHLILRRMKVPIVLTSGNISDEPQCINNEDAKDKLSKIADYFILHNRDIVNRVDDSVVRVIDNKIQTLRRARGYAPAAIILPPGFENVPLILAMGSELKNTFCLLRSNEAILSQHLGDLENAAAFNAYQETLNLYLNLFAHKPEIIAIDKHPEYLSAKLGQELATANQIPLAQIQHHHAHVAACMAENNIPLDAKPVLGIAFDGLGYGEDGKLWGGEFLLADYGQFQRLATFKSVAMIGSQQAIYQPWRNTYAQLISAYTWEQIKQKYGNLEIIKFLENKNPKLLNQIIEKGINSPLTSSVGRLFDAVAAAIGICREESSYEGQAAIEMEAIADVNILNNDEETLNYTFKFEKSDNIYYIDTSSTWREILNDINQHISSSEIAAKFHKSLAIAVVKMIKQIRQEHEFDQVALTGGVFQNRILLKQVKMQLEKLEINVLTHSIVPANDGGLSLGQAVIAAAKYLKQIT is encoded by the coding sequence ATGAGAATAGAAGAAATTAGGGTTTGTGGTACTGTTCAAGGTGTGGGTTTTCGTCCTACTGTTTATCGTTTGGCTAAGGTTTGTGGGTTAAAGGGTAATGTTTGTAATGATGGTGAAGGTGTTTTAATTCGTGTTTATGGTAGTGAGGAAGTAATAACGGATTTTGTAGAAAAGCTATATCAAGAATGTCCTCCTTTGGGGAGAATTAAGGAGGTAATTAGAAGTCCTTATTTAGGTGAATTTGATTTTGATGATTTTGTGATTTCTGGTAGTGTTAATAGTGTGGTGAAAACTGAAATTTCTCCTGACGCTGCAACTTGTTTTCAATGTCAAAAGGAGATTCTTGACCCTTTTAGTCGTTATTTCCGTTATCCGTTTACAAACTGTACTCATTGTGGCCCACGTTTGAGTATTATTCGCGCTATTCCTTATGATAGAAATAACACTAGTATGGTGAAGTTCCCTATGTGTGGAGAGTGTGAAAGGGAATATCAAAATGTGGAAAATCGTCGTTTTCATGCCCAACCTATAGCCTGTCATGTTTGTGGACCTCGTGCATGGTTAGAAAGGGCTGACGGGAAACCTATCATTTCTGATATGTTCTCTATGTTAGATGATGTGGATGCTGTTTGCACTTTATTACAAAAGGGTGAAATTGTCGCTATTAAGGGTTTAGGTGGGTTTCATTTAGCTTGTGATGCAACTTTAGAAAATGCAGTTCAAAAACTTAGAAACCGTAAGCAACGTTATCATAAACCTTTTGCATTAATGGCGAGAGATATTAATATTATTTCTGAATATTGTTATATTAATGATTTGGAAAAAGAATTATTAACAAGTCCAGCCGCACCTATTGTTTTACTAAATATTAAAGATAATCAAAAATTACCATTTTCTATAGCACCAGGACAAAATAAGCTTGGGTTTATGCTACCTTATACGCCATTACATCATTTAATTCTCAGAAGGATGAAAGTACCCATAGTATTAACTAGCGGGAATATTTCTGATGAACCACAATGTATAAATAATGAAGATGCAAAAGATAAATTATCTAAAATAGCCGATTATTTTATTTTACATAATCGAGACATTGTTAACAGAGTCGATGATTCTGTTGTGAGAGTTATTGATAATAAAATTCAAACCCTAAGACGTGCGAGGGGATATGCACCAGCAGCAATTATTTTACCTCCAGGATTTGAAAACGTACCACTAATTTTAGCAATGGGTAGCGAGTTAAAAAATACATTTTGCTTATTGCGATCAAATGAAGCCATACTTTCACAGCATTTAGGCGATTTAGAAAATGCTGCTGCTTTTAATGCTTATCAAGAAACATTGAATTTATATTTAAATCTATTTGCACATAAACCTGAAATAATTGCTATTGATAAACATCCAGAATACCTATCTGCAAAATTAGGTCAAGAACTAGCAACGGCTAACCAAATTCCACTTGCTCAAATTCAACATCATCATGCCCATGTAGCAGCTTGTATGGCAGAAAATAATATTCCTTTAGATGCAAAACCAGTTTTAGGAATAGCATTTGATGGCTTAGGGTATGGTGAAGATGGTAAACTTTGGGGGGGAGAATTTTTATTAGCAGACTATGGCCAATTTCAAAGACTAGCCACATTTAAATCAGTAGCCATGATTGGTAGTCAACAAGCAATTTATCAACCTTGGCGTAACACCTATGCCCAATTGATATCAGCATATACATGGGAACAAATCAAACAAAAATATGGGAATTTAGAAATAATAAAATTTCTAGAAAATAAAAACCCTAAACTACTTAACCAAATTATAGAAAAAGGTATTAACTCACCCTTAACATCATCAGTAGGAAGATTATTTGATGCAGTTGCGGCTGCAATAGGTATTTGTCGAGAAGAATCTAGCTATGAAGGACAAGCAGCCATAGAAATGGAAGCAATAGCTGATGTTAACATATTAAACAATGATGAAGAAACTCTAAACTATACCTTTAAATTTGAAAAATCAGATAATATCTATTATATAGATACATCTTCAACATGGCGAGAAATACTCAATGATATAAACCAGCACATCTCCTCATCAGAAATAGCCGCTAAATTTCATAAAAGTTTAGCTATTGCAGTGGTAAAAATGATTAAACAAATTAGACAAGAACATGAATTTGACCAAGTAGCATTAACAGGGGGAGTATTTCAAAATCGAATTTTATTAAAACAGGTAAAAATGCAATTAGAAAAATTAGAAATAAACGTCCTCACTCATAGCATAGTACCTGCAAACGATGGCGGATTATCACTAGGACAAGCTGTTATAGCTGCCGCTAAATACTTAAAACAAATAACATAA
- a CDS encoding HypC/HybG/HupF family hydrogenase formation chaperone codes for MCLGIPGQITEITNPEHKLAIVNIGGVKRQINIACIVDEQHPPEACIGDWVLVHVGFAMNRINEQEAAETLQLLQEIAAAQTVISS; via the coding sequence ATGTGTTTAGGAATACCCGGACAAATAACAGAAATAACCAACCCCGAACATAAACTAGCCATAGTCAATATCGGAGGAGTAAAACGCCAAATAAACATAGCTTGTATCGTAGACGAACAACACCCACCAGAAGCTTGTATAGGAGACTGGGTATTAGTTCACGTCGGCTTTGCCATGAACCGAATTAACGAACAAGAAGCCGCAGAAACATTACAACTATTACAAGAAATAGCAGCAGCCCAAACAGTAATTAGTAGTTAA
- the hypD gene encoding hydrogenase formation protein HypD, whose translation MKYVDEFRNPEKAQALQQEIAKLSQKIDKHIKIMEVCGGHTHSIFKYGIEEILPDNIELIHGPGCPVCVMPKGRIDDAIALSQNPHIIFTTFGDAMRVPGSTTSLLQAKAQGADIRMVYSPLDSLKIAQENPNKEIVFFGLGFETTAPSTAFTILQAAAENITNFSMFSNHVLVIPALQALLDNPDLQLDGFVGPGHVSMVIGTEPYEFISQKYHKPIVISGFELLDIFQSIWMLLKQIVENRCQVENQYNRLVEPAGNKNALKAMNQVFAVRETFEWRGLGEIPNSGLKIQNEYAQFDAEVKFPIPNLKVADHKACQCGEILKGVLKPWQCKVFGTACTPETPIGTCMVSSEGACAAYYKYGRLSTIARKTKVSLIQDPLPTCSVPLG comes from the coding sequence ATGAAATACGTAGACGAATTTCGCAACCCAGAAAAAGCCCAAGCCTTACAACAAGAAATAGCCAAACTCAGTCAAAAAATAGATAAACACATCAAAATAATGGAAGTATGTGGTGGACATACCCATTCTATTTTTAAATATGGAATCGAAGAAATATTACCCGATAACATCGAACTCATTCATGGGCCTGGGTGTCCAGTCTGCGTTATGCCTAAAGGTAGAATAGATGATGCGATCGCACTTAGCCAAAATCCTCACATTATTTTCACAACCTTTGGCGATGCCATGCGTGTTCCTGGTTCCACCACCAGCCTGCTACAGGCCAAAGCACAGGGTGCCGACATCCGCATGGTGTACTCCCCCCTCGATAGCCTCAAAATCGCCCAAGAAAACCCAAATAAAGAGATAGTCTTCTTTGGTTTAGGCTTTGAAACTACCGCACCAAGTACCGCTTTTACCATCCTCCAAGCAGCAGCCGAAAACATAACTAATTTTAGTATGTTTTCCAATCATGTTCTCGTTATCCCAGCCCTGCAAGCATTATTAGATAACCCCGACTTACAACTTGATGGATTTGTTGGCCCTGGTCATGTCAGCATGGTAATAGGTACTGAACCCTATGAATTTATCTCTCAAAAATATCATAAACCAATCGTCATTTCTGGTTTTGAACTATTAGACATCTTCCAATCAATTTGGATGCTATTAAAACAAATAGTAGAAAATCGTTGTCAAGTTGAAAATCAATATAATCGCTTAGTAGAACCAGCCGGAAATAAAAACGCATTAAAAGCCATGAATCAAGTTTTTGCTGTCCGCGAAACCTTTGAATGGCGAGGCTTAGGTGAAATACCCAATTCCGGGTTAAAAATTCAAAATGAATATGCCCAATTTGATGCTGAAGTTAAATTTCCCATTCCTAACTTAAAAGTAGCTGACCATAAAGCTTGTCAATGTGGAGAAATTCTCAAAGGAGTTTTAAAACCTTGGCAATGTAAAGTATTCGGAACAGCTTGCACACCCGAAACACCAATTGGAACTTGCATGGTTTCTTCCGAAGGTGCTTGTGCAGCATATTATAAATATGGGCGACTTTCTACCATTGCTAGAAAAACGAAAGTTAGCTTAATTCAAGACCCTCTCCCTACTTGCAGTGTTCCTCTGGGCTAG
- a CDS encoding tautomerase family protein, producing the protein MPFVTVQIGKGHSIEKKRKLVQAVTDALVSALGTKPEWITVHIDEFERDNWAVGGVLHSDKHTGRHEETGR; encoded by the coding sequence ATGCCATTTGTTACTGTCCAAATTGGTAAAGGTCACTCGATAGAAAAAAAGCGGAAATTAGTCCAAGCTGTGACTGATGCTTTAGTTTCTGCTTTAGGAACTAAACCTGAATGGATAACCGTTCATATTGATGAATTTGAAAGAGATAATTGGGCAGTTGGTGGCGTTTTACATTCAGATAAACACACTGGTAGACACGAAGAAACAGGTAGATAA
- the hypE gene encoding hydrogenase expression/formation protein HypE encodes MTIYNNQESPNPLFAKIESVRRRQGKVRDTHINLAHGSGGKAMRDLIDDVFVKSFDNPILSQLEDQATFNLANLLQHGDRLAFTTDSYVVDPLFFPGSDIGELAINGTINDLAVSGAKPLYLTCSVILEEGLPVETLRRVARSMQTAAQKAGVQIVTGDTKVVNRGCADKLFINTAGIGIIPTGIDISARNIQPGDIIIVNGEIGNHGTAILIARGELALDCDIESDCQALHDLVATILKTCPNIHAMRDATRGGLATVLNEFALTANVGICLNENSIPIREQVNGVCEILGLDPLYLANEGKLVIVAPQEKADAILSAMKTHPAGKQAAIIGEIIPTPPGIVLLKTAFGAERIVDMLVGDQLPRIC; translated from the coding sequence ATGACAATTTATAACAATCAAGAATCGCCAAATCCTCTCTTTGCAAAAATAGAATCAGTCCGTCGTCGTCAAGGTAAAGTCAGAGATACCCATATTAATCTCGCACATGGTAGTGGTGGTAAAGCCATGCGTGATTTAATAGATGATGTATTTGTTAAAAGCTTTGATAATCCCATTCTTTCCCAATTAGAAGACCAAGCTACTTTTAATTTAGCCAATCTTTTACAACATGGAGATAGACTTGCTTTTACTACAGACTCTTATGTTGTAGACCCTTTATTTTTTCCTGGTTCTGACATAGGAGAATTAGCAATCAATGGCACTATCAATGATTTAGCCGTAAGCGGTGCAAAACCTTTATATCTTACCTGTAGTGTAATTTTAGAAGAAGGTTTACCAGTAGAAACATTGCGTCGTGTTGCTAGAAGTATGCAAACAGCAGCGCAAAAAGCAGGAGTACAAATTGTCACTGGTGACACCAAAGTTGTTAATCGTGGTTGTGCTGATAAACTATTTATTAACACTGCGGGAATTGGTATCATTCCTACAGGTATTGATATTTCTGCCCGTAATATTCAACCCGGAGATATTATTATTGTTAACGGCGAAATAGGAAATCATGGCACAGCAATTTTAATTGCTAGAGGAGAATTGGCATTAGATTGTGATATAGAAAGTGACTGTCAAGCATTACATGATTTAGTCGCCACTATTCTCAAGACTTGTCCAAATATTCACGCCATGAGAGATGCAACTAGAGGAGGTTTAGCCACAGTATTAAATGAATTTGCCCTCACCGCAAACGTCGGAATTTGCCTGAATGAAAACTCCATACCCATTAGAGAACAAGTAAATGGAGTGTGTGAAATACTTGGTTTAGATCCCTTATATTTAGCCAACGAAGGAAAACTAGTAATAGTAGCACCCCAAGAAAAAGCAGACGCAATTTTATCAGCAATGAAAACTCACCCAGCCGGAAAACAAGCAGCTATAATTGGTGAAATTATCCCCACACCACCAGGAATAGTTCTATTAAAAACCGCCTTTGGTGCAGAAAGAATAGTTGATATGCTAGTAGGCGACCAACTCCCAAGAATCTGTTAA
- the hypA gene encoding hydrogenase maturation nickel metallochaperone HypA, whose protein sequence is MHELGITQNIIAIVRENAQGKKVQRVLLEIGQLSAIMPDAIKFCFDICAKDTIIEGAILEILEIPGMAKCRQCGKTFYVDKPFGICECGSLQIEIINGEELKIKEIEVEELCV, encoded by the coding sequence ATGCATGAACTAGGAATAACCCAAAACATCATCGCCATAGTTAGAGAAAACGCCCAAGGTAAAAAAGTCCAAAGAGTATTACTAGAAATTGGTCAACTCTCCGCAATTATGCCAGATGCGATTAAATTTTGTTTTGATATTTGTGCTAAAGATACAATAATAGAAGGTGCAATATTAGAAATATTAGAAATACCAGGCATGGCTAAATGTCGCCAATGCGGTAAAACCTTTTATGTAGATAAACCATTTGGGATTTGTGAATGTGGTAGTCTACAAATAGAGATAATAAATGGTGAAGAATTAAAAATTAAAGAAATTGAAGTAGAGGAATTATGTGTATAA
- the hypB gene encoding hydrogenase nickel incorporation protein HypB, which translates to MCITCGCSDDKEAKITNLEPEHHTHTLPDGTVITHTHQHEQPANIHAQVHNTTISLEQEILGKNNLLAAQNRGWFKGRNILALNLMSSPGAGKTTLLTRTINDLKNKLTISVIEGDQETTNDAEKIKSTGCKVVQINTGTGCHLDASMIERGLQQLNPPLDSVVMIENVGNLVCPALFDLGEQAKVVILSVTEGEDKPIKYPHMFRASQVMILTKIDLLPYVNFDVQRCIEYAKQVNPQMHIFQLSATTGVGLEDWYNYLTQ; encoded by the coding sequence ATGTGTATAACTTGTGGCTGTTCTGATGATAAAGAAGCAAAAATTACTAATTTAGAACCTGAACATCATACCCATACTCTACCAGACGGAACTGTAATAACTCATACACATCAACATGAACAACCTGCAAATATCCATGCCCAGGTTCATAATACAACAATATCTTTAGAACAAGAAATTTTAGGTAAAAATAACTTATTAGCTGCCCAAAATCGAGGTTGGTTTAAAGGTAGAAATATTCTTGCTTTAAATTTAATGAGTTCTCCAGGTGCAGGAAAAACTACTTTATTAACTCGCACTATTAATGATTTAAAAAATAAATTAACTATTAGTGTCATTGAAGGCGACCAAGAAACTACAAATGATGCAGAAAAAATCAAATCAACAGGCTGTAAAGTTGTACAAATCAATACAGGAACAGGCTGTCATTTAGATGCATCAATGATAGAAAGGGGTTTGCAACAACTCAACCCACCATTGGACTCTGTAGTGATGATTGAAAATGTCGGAAATTTGGTTTGTCCGGCTTTATTTGATTTAGGAGAACAGGCTAAGGTTGTAATTTTATCGGTGACAGAAGGTGAGGATAAACCAATTAAATATCCCCATATGTTCCGCGCTAGTCAAGTAATGATTCTCACGAAAATTGATTTGTTACCCTATGTGAATTTTGATGTGCAACGATGTATTGAATATGCAAAACAGGTAAATCCGCAAATGCACATTTTCCAGCTTTCCGCTACTACTGGTGTGGGTTTGGAAGATTGGTATAATTACCTCACACAATAA
- a CDS encoding cytochrome b/b6 domain-containing protein — protein MNSPTKPRKLPTQAIAAKIFHSLNIISLFLMLTSGLQIYNANPVFGGRAGLHIPPLFTLGAWLAGGRHWHFAAMWLFSLNLLGYGIYIFITRRWRHRFVGVNDIKALQKTQNPQRLIYAWHRIAYTAIIPILLLAIFTGIGMYKPAQFPWIVDSFGDWQALRIVHFASVPLVVIFVIIHWVLGRKAGGEKLTESMFW, from the coding sequence ATGAATTCTCCTACCAAACCTCGCAAGTTACCAACCCAAGCTATAGCTGCTAAGATATTTCACTCTCTGAATATCATTAGTCTTTTCCTCATGCTGACTAGTGGACTACAAATTTACAACGCTAACCCCGTTTTTGGTGGACGTGCAGGTTTACATATTCCACCTCTTTTTACTTTAGGCGCTTGGTTAGCAGGAGGTAGACACTGGCATTTTGCTGCTATGTGGCTATTTTCTCTTAATCTTTTAGGTTATGGAATTTACATTTTCATAACTCGACGTTGGCGACATCGCTTTGTAGGAGTTAATGACATCAAAGCATTACAAAAAACTCAAAATCCTCAACGTCTCATTTATGCTTGGCATCGTATCGCCTATACCGCTATTATTCCTATATTACTCCTCGCAATATTTACAGGAATTGGGATGTATAAACCTGCTCAATTTCCTTGGATAGTCGATAGTTTTGGTGATTGGCAAGCATTAAGAATTGTCCATTTTGCATCTGTGCCACTGGTGGTAATATTTGTAATTATCCACTGGGTTTTAGGACGGAAAGCAGGAGGAGAAAAGTTGACTGAATCTATGTTTTGGTAA
- a CDS encoding molybdopterin-dependent oxidoreductase: MNSDKNKDLIHLIQPQLTRRKFLQISGISSMSLFLGSCGTPAFEDLVGKLSEPLNQKVEELIFQPQKLVPEFSANLIEPEALIINSFRNTPIIDQDKFRLIIDGDVNHPLSLSMAEIQALPLTSMIIRHVCVEGWAAIVQWGGIRLRDIIALAQPQANVKYAFFESADGYYESWDIASATHPQTLLAYQKNGEKLPVENGAPLRLASPIKLGYKQSKWVTRITLTRYLSAFKGYWEDQGYEWFAGL, from the coding sequence ATGAATTCTGATAAAAATAAAGACTTAATTCATCTAATTCAACCTCAATTAACACGGCGGAAATTCTTACAGATTTCTGGAATTTCTAGTATGAGCTTATTTCTTGGTAGCTGTGGTACACCTGCATTTGAAGATTTAGTTGGTAAGCTTTCTGAACCTCTGAACCAGAAGGTTGAAGAATTGATTTTTCAACCCCAAAAACTTGTACCAGAATTTTCTGCTAATCTTATTGAACCAGAAGCTTTAATAATTAATAGTTTTCGCAATACACCAATTATTGATCAAGATAAATTTCGTTTAATTATTGATGGTGATGTAAATCATCCCCTCAGCCTTAGTATGGCGGAAATTCAGGCTTTACCTCTCACTTCCATGATTATTCGTCATGTTTGTGTAGAAGGGTGGGCCGCGATCGTACAATGGGGAGGTATACGCTTACGTGATATTATTGCCCTAGCCCAACCTCAGGCAAATGTTAAGTATGCTTTTTTTGAATCAGCAGATGGTTATTATGAAAGTTGGGATATAGCTTCAGCTACACACCCTCAGACTTTATTAGCTTATCAAAAAAATGGTGAAAAATTGCCTGTAGAAAATGGCGCACCTTTGCGTCTAGCTTCGCCAATTAAACTCGGTTATAAACAGAGTAAATGGGTAACGCGAATTACACTGACTCGCTATTTATCAGCTTTTAAAGGTTACTGGGAAGATCAAGGTTATGAATGGTTTGCAGGATTGTAA